From the Pangasianodon hypophthalmus isolate fPanHyp1 chromosome 17, fPanHyp1.pri, whole genome shotgun sequence genome, one window contains:
- the LOC113543654 gene encoding thrombospondin type-1 domain-containing protein 1 isoform X1, with product MIQGFTPLVQFLLLLLLMGFAMAGLHLWPSVHVALSNASVFVTYNADSNMIDSDLSMDLVDLDRNLTVLTRPLPFNQSTGVLEFDCTYFLYAGNFSFRLNQMSHQGALKSISRWWSPVLRIQWPTFHFGVERANNNYSSGAFQVSVSTNIDFHVCLNINSSLYLEVSYMEHNQIGKNTIDKVQKRTTHNIQVVKSQHVDLKCASLLTEAGFIQVALKSHYTQQDIKSSGPLYLSRIFSYKVLVENSYRSGCEGTVSVRLLSPPCTVTTGKVLLYKEASAASEQEKPSQLAFHFLTRGENETEFNCSQFDLGQKKYCFHYARIYSQSSSLAHTCIIVQRNAVEMWGPWQTWSGCSVTCGEGVRERLRECLLPPAGGMQCTGMVREQSLCSLEDCTDVLPTISVPPPPAVDSFLGGNLVVVAGIAVCLAVILVTILITVWRKLCHAPKCSSAQPESMHSPGGRKNSDEASICGRSVKRPSFSESMGATTLHKGETCPVSVRAASEKGVLACQQSFSLPMPFPQDAEWLSPSGQKILPPIFGYRLAQQQLKEMKKKGLKEATQVYHVSQSPVDDTMVEATASTSAGLTPVPQDLASQEEVSVSHLRKSPFTEPTWPHRNSATLPDRLSPKVDLMLAMPKAVVSDRDRRQERTADWVAMVERSRLGFSKNPNFRRTSSFNESNLQQLPKPQPFRERSMTQVVPRQLPEGSCRARAWEHPIPELEDWSQTKYRMPDSSSDHRQRPWVDMPSFSKSKPTMVQLGTSKNQVTDSHGVGWAPSFGMDRVERAEQNWNRRGPSPIQRNILARKLREANSSTNHHRQRSSTFSSCNQSRGRCRSLPLSADYSSSSYGLTEDEQRMMDISGYLGEEDGNGIMKDLRFS from the exons ATGATACAGGGTTTCACCCCACTCGTCCAATTtctgctcctgctcctccttATGGGATTTG caATGGCTGGTCTACATCTGTGGCCCTCAGTACATGTTGCTCTAAGCAATGCCAGTGTTTTTGTCACTTACAATGCAGACAGCAACATGATAGACAGTGATCTGTCCATGGATTTGGTTGACCTTGATAGGAATTTAACTGTGCTTACTAGACCTCTGCCATTCAACCAGTCAACGGGCGTTCTGGAGTTTGACTGCACGTACTTCCTATATGCTGGGAACTTCAGCTTCAGATTAAACCAAATGTCCCACCAGGGTGCACTGAAAAGTATCTCCAGGTGGTGGAGCCCAGTACTACGCATCCAGTGGCCCACTTTCCACTTTGGAGTGGAACGTGCTAACAACAACTACAGCTCTGGTGCATTTCAGGTTTCTGTGTCTACCAACATTGACTTCCATGTCTGCCTGAACATCAACTCATCCCTTTACCTAGAGGTCAGCTACATGGAGCACAACCAGATTGGGAAGAACACCATCGACAAGGTGCAGAAACGAACGACACACAACATCCAGGTTGTGAAGTCCCAGCATGTGGACCTCAAGTGTGCTTCCCTGCTGACTGAGGCTGGCTTCATCCAAGTAGCTCTCAAGTCTCACTACACCCAACAGGACATCAAATCCTCAGGACCACTCTATCTGTCTCGCATCTTCTCCTACAAGGTTCTGGTTGAGAACAGCTACAGGAGTGGCTGTGAGGGCACAGTGTCTGTACGCCTGCTCTCTCCACCCTGCACGGTCACCACAGGGAAGGTGTTGCTGTATAAGGAGGCCAGTGCAGCTTCAGAGCAGGAAAAGCCGTCTCAGCTTGCCTTTCACTTTCTCACCCgaggagagaatgagacagagttTAATTGCTCCCAGTTTGATCTTGGCCAGAAAAAGTACTGCTTTCATTATGCGCGTATCTATAGTCAGTCCTCCAGTTTGGCACACACATGCATCattgtgcaaagaaatgctg TAGAGATGTGGGGCCCATGGCAAACATGGAGCGGGTGCAGTGTGACCTGTGGAGAGGGGGTACGAGAGCGTTTGCGTGAGTGCttgctgccccctgctggtggGATGCAGTGCACTGGCATGGTGAGAGAGCAGTCACTCTGCTCCCTGGAGGACTGCACTG ACGTTCTGCCAACCATTTCCGTCCCACCTCCTCCAGCTGTGGACTCCTTTCTCGGAGGAAATCTAGTTGTGGTGGCTGGTATCGCTGTCTGTCTAGCTGTCATCCTGGTCACTATCCTCATCACAGTGTGGAGGAAACTGTGCCATGCCCCCAAGTGTAGCTCAGCACAGCCTGAGTCTATGCATTCTCCTGGTGGACGCAAGAACTCAGATGAGGCTTCTATTTGTGGACGCAGCGTGAAGAGGCCTAGTTTCTCAGAGAGTATGGGGGCAACTACACTTCACAAAGGCGAAACATGCCCTGTGTCTGTTCGAGCAGCGTCAGAAAAGGGGGTACTGGCCTGTCAGCAGAGTTTCTCCCTCCCCATGCCCTTTCCCCAGGATGCTGAGTGGCTGTCCCCCTCTGGTCAAAAGATTCTTCCTCCCATTTTTGGGTATCGTTTGGCACAGCAGCAGCTTAAGGAAATGAAGAAGAAAGGACTTAAAGAGGCCACACAAGTCTATCATGTCTCTCAGAGTCCTGTTGATGACACCATGGTGGAGGCCACAGCCTCAACATCTGCTGGTCTTACGCCTGTGCCTCAGGACCTGGCAAGTCAAGAAGAAGTCAGTGTCAGTCACCTCCGCAAATCCCCTTTCACAGAGCCCACATGGCCTCACAGAAACTCTGCCACTCTGCCTGACAGACTGAGCCCCAAGGTGGACCTTATGTTAGCCATGCCAAAAGCTGTTGTTAGTGACCGGGACCGACGGCAAGAACGCACTGCAGACTGGGTGGCAATGGTGGAACGCAGCAGACTTGGTTTTTCTAAGAATCCAAACTTCAGGAGGACATCTAGCTTCAACGAGAGCAACCTGCAGCAGTTACCTAAGCCACAGCCTTTTAGGGAGCGAAGCATGACTCAGGTGGTGCCCCGCCAGCTCCCAGAGGGCAGCTGTAGAGCCAGAGCCTGGGAGCATCCAATACCTGAGCTGGAGGACTGGTCTCAGACTAAATATAGGATGCCTGACAGCTCTAGTGACCACAGGCAGCGACCTTGGGTAGATATGCCTTCCTTCTCAAAATCCAAACCCACAATGGTTCAATTAGGGACTTCTAAAAATCAAGTAACTGACAGTCATGGAGTGGGCTGGGCCCCATCTTTTGGGATGGATCGAGTAGAAAGGGCAGAACAAAATTGGAACAGGAGAGGTCCGTCACCTATTCAGAGGAACATTTTGGCCAGGAAGTTGCGAGAAGCCAATTCATCAACCAACCACCACAGACAGAGAAGTTCCACCTTCTCTAGTTGTAATCAGAGCAGGGGCCGATGCCGAAGCCTCCCACTCTCTGCAGACTACAGCAGCTCCTCCTATGGCCTGACTGAGGATGAGCAGCGAATGATGGACATTTCTGGATATCTGGGAGAAGAGGATGGGAACGGAATAATGAAAGATCTCAGATTCAGCTGA
- the LOC113543654 gene encoding thrombospondin type-1 domain-containing protein 1 isoform X2 — protein sequence MIQGFTPLVQFLLLLLLMGFAMAGLHLWPSVHVALSNASVFVTYNADSNMIDSDLSMDLVDLDRNLTVLTRPLPFNQSTGVLEFDCTYFLYAGNFSFRLNQMSHQGALKSISRWWSPVLRIQWPTFHFGVERANNNYSSGAFQVSVSTNIDFHVCLNINSSLYLEVSYMEHNQIGKNTIDKVQKRTTHNIQVVKSQHVDLKCASLLTEAGFIQVALKSHYTQQDIKSSGPLYLSRIFSYKVLVENSYRSGCEGTVSVRLLSPPCTVTTGKVLLYKEASAASEQEKPSQLAFHFLTRGENETEFNCSQFDLGQKKYCFHYARIYSQSSSLAHTCIIVQRNAEMWGPWQTWSGCSVTCGEGVRERLRECLLPPAGGMQCTGMVREQSLCSLEDCTDVLPTISVPPPPAVDSFLGGNLVVVAGIAVCLAVILVTILITVWRKLCHAPKCSSAQPESMHSPGGRKNSDEASICGRSVKRPSFSESMGATTLHKGETCPVSVRAASEKGVLACQQSFSLPMPFPQDAEWLSPSGQKILPPIFGYRLAQQQLKEMKKKGLKEATQVYHVSQSPVDDTMVEATASTSAGLTPVPQDLASQEEVSVSHLRKSPFTEPTWPHRNSATLPDRLSPKVDLMLAMPKAVVSDRDRRQERTADWVAMVERSRLGFSKNPNFRRTSSFNESNLQQLPKPQPFRERSMTQVVPRQLPEGSCRARAWEHPIPELEDWSQTKYRMPDSSSDHRQRPWVDMPSFSKSKPTMVQLGTSKNQVTDSHGVGWAPSFGMDRVERAEQNWNRRGPSPIQRNILARKLREANSSTNHHRQRSSTFSSCNQSRGRCRSLPLSADYSSSSYGLTEDEQRMMDISGYLGEEDGNGIMKDLRFS from the exons ATGATACAGGGTTTCACCCCACTCGTCCAATTtctgctcctgctcctccttATGGGATTTG caATGGCTGGTCTACATCTGTGGCCCTCAGTACATGTTGCTCTAAGCAATGCCAGTGTTTTTGTCACTTACAATGCAGACAGCAACATGATAGACAGTGATCTGTCCATGGATTTGGTTGACCTTGATAGGAATTTAACTGTGCTTACTAGACCTCTGCCATTCAACCAGTCAACGGGCGTTCTGGAGTTTGACTGCACGTACTTCCTATATGCTGGGAACTTCAGCTTCAGATTAAACCAAATGTCCCACCAGGGTGCACTGAAAAGTATCTCCAGGTGGTGGAGCCCAGTACTACGCATCCAGTGGCCCACTTTCCACTTTGGAGTGGAACGTGCTAACAACAACTACAGCTCTGGTGCATTTCAGGTTTCTGTGTCTACCAACATTGACTTCCATGTCTGCCTGAACATCAACTCATCCCTTTACCTAGAGGTCAGCTACATGGAGCACAACCAGATTGGGAAGAACACCATCGACAAGGTGCAGAAACGAACGACACACAACATCCAGGTTGTGAAGTCCCAGCATGTGGACCTCAAGTGTGCTTCCCTGCTGACTGAGGCTGGCTTCATCCAAGTAGCTCTCAAGTCTCACTACACCCAACAGGACATCAAATCCTCAGGACCACTCTATCTGTCTCGCATCTTCTCCTACAAGGTTCTGGTTGAGAACAGCTACAGGAGTGGCTGTGAGGGCACAGTGTCTGTACGCCTGCTCTCTCCACCCTGCACGGTCACCACAGGGAAGGTGTTGCTGTATAAGGAGGCCAGTGCAGCTTCAGAGCAGGAAAAGCCGTCTCAGCTTGCCTTTCACTTTCTCACCCgaggagagaatgagacagagttTAATTGCTCCCAGTTTGATCTTGGCCAGAAAAAGTACTGCTTTCATTATGCGCGTATCTATAGTCAGTCCTCCAGTTTGGCACACACATGCATCattgtgcaaagaaatgctg AGATGTGGGGCCCATGGCAAACATGGAGCGGGTGCAGTGTGACCTGTGGAGAGGGGGTACGAGAGCGTTTGCGTGAGTGCttgctgccccctgctggtggGATGCAGTGCACTGGCATGGTGAGAGAGCAGTCACTCTGCTCCCTGGAGGACTGCACTG ACGTTCTGCCAACCATTTCCGTCCCACCTCCTCCAGCTGTGGACTCCTTTCTCGGAGGAAATCTAGTTGTGGTGGCTGGTATCGCTGTCTGTCTAGCTGTCATCCTGGTCACTATCCTCATCACAGTGTGGAGGAAACTGTGCCATGCCCCCAAGTGTAGCTCAGCACAGCCTGAGTCTATGCATTCTCCTGGTGGACGCAAGAACTCAGATGAGGCTTCTATTTGTGGACGCAGCGTGAAGAGGCCTAGTTTCTCAGAGAGTATGGGGGCAACTACACTTCACAAAGGCGAAACATGCCCTGTGTCTGTTCGAGCAGCGTCAGAAAAGGGGGTACTGGCCTGTCAGCAGAGTTTCTCCCTCCCCATGCCCTTTCCCCAGGATGCTGAGTGGCTGTCCCCCTCTGGTCAAAAGATTCTTCCTCCCATTTTTGGGTATCGTTTGGCACAGCAGCAGCTTAAGGAAATGAAGAAGAAAGGACTTAAAGAGGCCACACAAGTCTATCATGTCTCTCAGAGTCCTGTTGATGACACCATGGTGGAGGCCACAGCCTCAACATCTGCTGGTCTTACGCCTGTGCCTCAGGACCTGGCAAGTCAAGAAGAAGTCAGTGTCAGTCACCTCCGCAAATCCCCTTTCACAGAGCCCACATGGCCTCACAGAAACTCTGCCACTCTGCCTGACAGACTGAGCCCCAAGGTGGACCTTATGTTAGCCATGCCAAAAGCTGTTGTTAGTGACCGGGACCGACGGCAAGAACGCACTGCAGACTGGGTGGCAATGGTGGAACGCAGCAGACTTGGTTTTTCTAAGAATCCAAACTTCAGGAGGACATCTAGCTTCAACGAGAGCAACCTGCAGCAGTTACCTAAGCCACAGCCTTTTAGGGAGCGAAGCATGACTCAGGTGGTGCCCCGCCAGCTCCCAGAGGGCAGCTGTAGAGCCAGAGCCTGGGAGCATCCAATACCTGAGCTGGAGGACTGGTCTCAGACTAAATATAGGATGCCTGACAGCTCTAGTGACCACAGGCAGCGACCTTGGGTAGATATGCCTTCCTTCTCAAAATCCAAACCCACAATGGTTCAATTAGGGACTTCTAAAAATCAAGTAACTGACAGTCATGGAGTGGGCTGGGCCCCATCTTTTGGGATGGATCGAGTAGAAAGGGCAGAACAAAATTGGAACAGGAGAGGTCCGTCACCTATTCAGAGGAACATTTTGGCCAGGAAGTTGCGAGAAGCCAATTCATCAACCAACCACCACAGACAGAGAAGTTCCACCTTCTCTAGTTGTAATCAGAGCAGGGGCCGATGCCGAAGCCTCCCACTCTCTGCAGACTACAGCAGCTCCTCCTATGGCCTGACTGAGGATGAGCAGCGAATGATGGACATTTCTGGATATCTGGGAGAAGAGGATGGGAACGGAATAATGAAAGATCTCAGATTCAGCTGA